Proteins encoded in a region of the Thermocladium sp. ECH_B genome:
- a CDS encoding 7-cyano-7-deazaguanine synthase produces MDCSISGALIFGSLDNDRARAIEEKIIKIMIKAEERGRDSWGIVYLTRDGLFKELKGIGRASNNLPGKRGFLSKEAIAVIANNRAEPTTEHVVEKGLNDIQPIIGNNIAVTHNGTIANDLDLERRLNIRKTSKIDSSIIPPLLEHEWDGSITDLQRILRDEVVGSYALSIIDKRRPGKMWLATNFKPLYIMWDKELNVLFFSSMDYYLEEPGKAPWESNVVKRINPYSLIEVDINGSWREVSLWKQTSDRKKKRALVIASGGLDSTTAAAKLRQDGYEVSLLHFNYRHKAENRELEAIRAIARDMNVQLIEIDMDFFKVVGRSPLLGEGNINKSRGGEAGAEFAHEWVPARNFVFIALATAIAEAWGYDVVATGVNLEESGAYPDNEMEFIRLLNNVLPYATGPQKRVELVMPVGNLVKHEIVKLGLEANAPLEYTWSCYEDGEKHCGVCGPCYMRRIAFKINGVKDPVEYNNSSDEEEKFWRGTRPYQRRMNDSYTSLND; encoded by the coding sequence ATGGATTGCTCCATAAGCGGAGCTCTGATATTTGGATCGCTGGATAATGATAGAGCAAGGGCTATAGAGGAGAAAATCATTAAAATAATGATAAAAGCAGAGGAGAGGGGCAGGGATAGCTGGGGCATCGTTTACTTAACCAGGGATGGATTATTCAAGGAATTAAAAGGCATTGGACGTGCATCTAATAATTTACCTGGGAAGCGAGGCTTTCTATCGAAGGAAGCTATCGCAGTGATAGCTAATAATAGGGCTGAACCAACCACTGAGCACGTTGTTGAGAAGGGGTTGAACGACATTCAGCCCATAATTGGAAACAACATAGCTGTCACGCATAATGGCACCATAGCCAATGATTTAGACCTAGAGAGGCGGCTTAATATTAGGAAAACCAGTAAAATAGATTCATCAATAATCCCACCTCTGCTTGAGCATGAGTGGGATGGATCAATAACCGATCTGCAGCGGATTCTCAGGGATGAGGTNGTGGGATCATACGCATTATCAATTATCGATAAGAGGAGGCCAGGAAAAATGTGGTTAGCAACTAATTTCAAGCCTCTCTACATCATGTGGGACAAGGAACTTAATGTCCTATTTTTCTCAAGCATGGATTACTACCTGGAGGAACCAGGAAAAGCCCCATGGGAAAGCAATGTAGTTAAGCGAATTAATCCATACTCGTTAATTGAGGTGGATATTAACGGGTCCTGGCGGGAAGTTAGCCTATGGAAGCAAACAAGTGATCGGAAGAAAAAGAGAGCATTAGTCATAGCGAGTGGTGGTCTTGATTCCACCACGGCGGCCGCTAAGTTGAGGCAAGACGGTTATGAAGTGTCTCTTCTCCATTTTAATTATAGGCATAAAGCCGAGAACAGGGAGCTGGAGGCGATTAGAGCCATTGCGAGGGATATGAATGTTCAATTAATAGAAATCGACATGGATTTCTTTAAAGTTGTCGGGCGCTCCCCGCTTCTCGGCGAAGGCAATATAAATAAGTCGCGGGGAGGCGAGGCGGGCGCTGAATTCGCTCACGAATGGGTGCCGGCCCGTAATTTCGTGTTTATAGCTCTAGCCACTGCAATTGCCGAGGCCTGGGGATACGATGTTGTGGCCACTGGGGTTAACTTGGAGGAGAGCGGGGCTTATCCTGATAATGAGATGGAGTTCATTAGGTTACTTAATAATGTATTACCCTACGCAACCGGGCCCCAAAAGAGGGTTGAACTAGTTATGCCTGTTGGGAACCTAGTGAAGCATGAAATAGTTAAGCTAGGCCTAGAGGCTAACGCCCCACTTGAATATACGTGGAGCTGTTATGAGGATGGAGAGAAGCACTGCGGCGTATGCGGTCCATGCTACATGAGGAGGATAGCATTCAAAATAAATGGGGTCAAGGACCCGGTTGAGTATAACAACTCAAGTGATGAGGAGGAGAAGTTCTGGAGAGGCACGCGTCCATATCAGCGGCGCATGAATGATTCATATACCTCACTTAATGATTGA
- a CDS encoding NAD-dependent dehydratase — protein MKVVILGIDGYLGWPLALRLASKGHEVIGIDNFSTRRELEEVGAWSALPIASMQERIKAARELMGADIRFIEGDVTNYAIVKKVIEEKPDAVVHFAXQKSAPYSMIDLDHARYTMMNNLISTLNLIYAIKEASPKTHILKMGTLGEYGTPNFDIPESATVKAIIDNKEDDIIVPRWAGSWYHWSKVYDSYNLIYANKLWGLTITDIHQGPVYGTRIPEINDERLFTRFDFDDVWGTVVNRYCAQAVIGHPLTVYGKGNQVRGFISLEDSIDSIYLLLTHPPEDGEYRVVHQYRETHSVNEIAQIVRDAAADFGIHVDIEHIPNPRVEKEEHYYNPIRRVLPGLGMFGLNKDLRDEVKVILRDVLPYKDRIEAKRSIIMPRIRWR, from the coding sequence GTGAAGGTAGTTATATTGGGGATAGATGGATATCTTGGATGGCCTCTTGCATTAAGGTTAGCGAGCAAGGGACATGAAGTCATCGGCATTGATAATTTCAGCACTAGGCGCGAATTAGAGGAGGTGGGGGCATGGTCTGCGCTCCCCATAGCATCAATGCAGGAAAGAATAAAGGCCGCGCGGGAATTAATGGGCGCCGATATAAGATTCATAGAAGGCGATGTGACTAATTATGCTATTGTTAAAAAGGTTATTGAGGAGAAACCAGATGCTGTTGTTCACTTTGCTGANCAGAAATCAGCACCATACTCAATGATTGATCTGGACCACGCTAGGTATACAATGATGAATAATTTGATTAGTACGCTGAATTTGATTTACGCCATTAAGGAGGCTTCGCCTAAGACTCATATATTGAAGATGGGAACCCTCGGCGAGTATGGCACTCCTAACTTCGATATACCCGAGTCAGCCACCGTGAAAGCGATTATAGATAATAAGGAAGATGATATAATCGTGCCAAGATGGGCTGGCAGCTGGTATCATTGGTCCAAGGTATATGATAGCTATAATTTAATCTATGCAAATAAGCTATGGGGATTAACAATCACCGATATTCATCAGGGCCCGGTTTATGGAACTAGAATACCGGAGATAAACGATGAGAGGCTATTCACTAGGTTTGATTTCGATGATGTCTGGGGAACAGTGGTGAACAGGTATTGCGCGCAAGCCGTGATAGGTCATCCCCTTACTGTGTATGGTAAGGGAAACCAAGTACGGGGCTTCATATCGCTTGAGGATAGCATAGACTCCATTTACTTGCTGCTCACTCATCCGCCAGAGGATGGGGAATATAGAGTGGTTCATCAATATAGGGAGACGCATTCCGTGAATGAAATAGCCCAAATAGTTAGGGATGCTGCAGCCGACTTTGGGATTCATGTAGATATAGAGCACATACCTAATCCCCGCGTAGAGAAAGAGGAGCATTACTATAATCCGATTCGCCGCGTATTGCCTGGGCTTGGCATGTTTGGGTTAAACAAGGATCTTAGGGATGAGGTCAAGGTAATTCTACGCGACGTGCTTCCATATAAAGATAGAATAGAGGCTAAACGATCAATTATAATGCCGAGAATACGGTGGAGATAG
- a CDS encoding pyrroline-5-carboxylate reductase, whose amino-acid sequence MGRRVAVIGVGRIGTAIVRGFLANGYSINDVVGTVRRVESMDKVKNQLPITVTTDNSIAASADIIVVSVKPRQVLEALSRISDQLRPDQLLVSVVAGVPTHVIEELVPCRVIRAMPSIGITRSRGVTVVSRGIRASDNDVNDVCGVFKSLGKCYIMDEQYMNAVTALSGSGPAFIAMMLDAMQEAGVLIGLPSDISWRLVMDTVEATLELLRDEDPASLIHSVATPGGVTINGIWRGEERGIRGIIMDMIEATNRRGIDISRELIDEIRRFAGKPA is encoded by the coding sequence ATGGGACGCAGGGTAGCAGTGATAGGGGTCGGCAGAATAGGTACAGCTATTGTACGTGGGTTTCTTGCCAATGGTTATTCAATTAATGATGTGGTGGGCACAGTTAGGCGGGTTGAGAGCATGGATAAGGTCAAGAATCAATTGCCAATAACAGTAACCACTGATAACTCCATCGCCGCCTCAGCTGATATAATAGTCGTGTCTGTGAAGCCTAGGCAAGTACTTGAAGCATTATCACGGATCAGCGATCAATTAAGGCCTGATCAATTGCTGGTATCGGTGGTTGCAGGCGTGCCTACTCACGTTATTGAGGAACTAGTTCCATGTAGGGTGATCAGGGCCATGCCAAGCATAGGCATAACGAGGTCAAGAGGAGTTACTGTGGTCTCTAGGGGAATAAGGGCCAGCGATAATGATGTGAACGATGTATGTGGGGTATTTAAGTCGCTTGGCAAGTGCTATATAATGGATGAGCAGTATATGAATGCAGTAACTGCATTGAGCGGGAGCGGACCTGCCTTCATAGCTATGATGCTTGATGCAATGCAGGAGGCTGGAGTACTTATAGGCCTGCCAAGCGATATTTCCTGGAGACTCGTCATGGATACTGTTGAAGCGACACTGGAATTGCTGCGTGATGAGGATCCAGCCTCATTAATACATAGCGTCGCGACGCCGGGTGGCGTGACCATAAATGGGATTTGGAGAGGGGAGGAGAGGGGTATTCGTGGAATAATAATGGATATGATTGAGGCAACGAATAGGCGGGGAATCGATATAAGTCGCGAATTAATAGATGAAATAAGGAGATTCGCTGGGAAACCGGCATGA
- a CDS encoding ferredoxin — protein MKIRISTKVFDKENSIITWVNNRPVLVAKVEGRLYAMDAVCAHMGCALLTKVNGYIVTCPAHEAQYDIRTGQLIAKAKIKPDEECETEKVKLPLKTYEASETSDGFIEINTR, from the coding sequence ATGAAGATACGCATATCCACCAAAGTGTTCGATAAAGAAAACTCGATCATAACATGGGTAAATAATAGACCGGTGTTGGTGGCTAAGGTAGAGGGGAGGCTATATGCAATGGATGCGGTTTGCGCACACATGGGTTGCGCATTGCTTACTAAGGTAAATGGTTATATAGTTACTTGCCCAGCCCATGAAGCCCAGTACGACATAAGGACGGGACAATTAATAGCTAAAGCCAAGATTAAGCCAGATGAAGAATGCGAAACCGAGAAAGTGAAACTACCGCTTAAGACCTATGAGGCAAGCGAGACCAGCGATGGATTCATAGAAATAAACACAAGATAA